The following DNA comes from Nocardioides sp. JQ2195.
TCGGCGGCAGCCGCAAGGACAGCGTGGTCGACCGCACTCTGCAGAGACGATCGTTTGGCATAGACCTGGCCCATGTCGACTGCCACCGCCCCGATGCCCAGCAGAACGAGTGCCAACACCGCGAACAGCACAGCAGTTGCGCCACGATCGTTGCGTGGTCGGTCGAGTCCGAGGAGGCGCCTCATGGCGTGCAGTCCTGAACGTCTTCGACCCGCGCTGATGCGGTCTTCACGACCGCCGGGAAGTCCGGCAGCAGACCGCCGATGGACGGAGCATCATAGGAGACGGTGACCGTCACCTCGTCGCCGGTGACCGGAGGATTCGAGCCGCTGAAGGTGTGTCCGACGGTGACGGTGCCAGAGGCGGCGCCACCCACGAAGTCCTTGACCTTCTGGTCGTTGGCCAACCCCGTCTTGTCGCAGGGATCCACGGCGTACTGCCTGGCTCCCTCGCGGGCCGCATTCGCCCCGGTCTGGTAGGACCAGAAGAAGATCGATGCCTGGATGATGCCGATGAGCAGCGTCAGCAGGATGATCGAGATCAATGCGAACTCGACCGCTGCGGCACCGCGTTCGTCACGCGAACGTGCTCGCTTGATCCACCCACTCATCTGTCCACCCCTATTTCTCCCCCTGGCTCATCCCCCGAGCCAAACAGGACATTAGGGGCGGTTAGTCCCGCCGCATGCGGAAATGGCACAGAAGTACCCCATTGGCACTCCGGACCACCCGAAATGACTAGACCGGTCTGACACGAATTAGGCCAAGCAACCAAACCGTGATAAGCGACACGAGGCGCTCCCCGCAGCGGGGAGCGCCTCGTGGCAGTCTGCTGGTTGTCAGTCCTGGCTGAAGAACGCCAGGATGCGGAGCAGGTTGGTGTAGATCCAGACCAGGCTCACGGTCATCGCGAAGGCCGCGCGCCACGACTCACGCTCCGGGATGCCGGCGCGGACGCCGTTCTCGACGAAGTCGAAGTCCATCACCAGCATGAACACACCGAGGATCAGGCCCGCGAAGGCGGTGACCATGCCGAGGCCGCTGACGCCGAAGAGGCCGATCTGGGCGCCGAACATGCCCAGCACGAGCTCCATGAGCGAGAGGCCGATCATGCCGAACACGGCGGCCATCACGAACATCTTGAACTTGGCGCCGACCTGGATGTTGAAGAACTTGTAGGCGGCGAGCGTGCCGGCGAAGGCACCGAAGGTGCCGATCACCGCGCCGCTGACCACGCCGTCACCGAACTGGGCGTCGAAGAACTTGCTGATGGCACCGAGCGCAACACCCTCGAGGGCACAGAACGCGAGCACCAGCGCCGGGCTGATCACGCGCTTGAAGGAGTTGACCATCGAGAGCGCGAAGGCACCGAGGGAGCCGATCGTCATCGCAGCCATCAGCGGGCCGAGGTCGGCGCCGGTGGTGATGTCGGGGGTCAGGATCCAGGTGGCCAGGGCGGTGATGATCACCACGCCGAGCGAGATCCCGGTCTTCTGGACGACCGAGTCGATCGTCATCCGACCCTGGTCGACCTGGCCGGGCTGGGCATAGCCGGGCTGACCGCCCTGGGCAACGCTCCACTGGGACGGGTCGGTCATCGTGGGCTGCTGGCCGTAGCCGCTGTGGGCCTGGCCGTTGCCGGCATAGGTCTGGTTGCCGTAGGCATTCGCCTGGCCGTTGAACTCAGGCGATCGGTTGAAAACCGGGTTGTTGCTCTTCATTGTGGTCTCCTCCTTGGAGGCCGGTCGGGACCATCGCTCTGACGGCGCCCTTGTGCATGTCATCCAGTCTAGGTGGTGCCTGCACCATTCAGAACGAACGGGAGGGGTGGCCTGTTCCCGAAATGGGGGGTGTTCCCCATGAACCGGTGGTCGCGGCAACGCTCACTTCCGGCGGCGCGACCACGCCTCGTAGAGCTGGAAGACCAGACCCATCACGCCGAGGAAGAGAGCAAACGTCAGGAGGAGGCCGAAGATCTCCATCACCTTCAGCCCCCTCCGTCTCGTGCGACTCGTCTCCTGAAGCGTATGCCCCGCCCTACATCCGGAAGGTGTGCACGACGAACCCGTTCGGGTCGACCAGCTTCACCTTGTCGTTCCGGCTGAAGATCGAGCGGTGGGTCTTGATCTTGGCCGTGTGCCCGGGTGTCACCTTCTTGCTGGACAGCTCGATCGTCGTGCCGTGCTTGTTGACCAGCTCCCAGCCGCGCAGGTTGATCGCCACCTCGCCGGTGTTCTTGATCTTCACCACCTGGTTGCGACCCCGCGAGACCGACGTGACCTTGGCCTTGTGGAACTTCACCTTCCTCACCACTGAGGTGGACGCCTCGCGGCCGGCGTCGGCCGGGATCATCACGCGGAACTTGAAGGCGCCCGACTTGGTCGAGCTGAGCCGGAACCGGTAGTGCCCGGTCGGCTCGAGGGTGTTGGTCGCCTCGTCGATCGTCGTCGACTTCACGGTGATCCAGCGGTGGCCCTTGAGCCGCTGCAGCCGCACCGGCGTGCCGACCCGGCTCGGGCTGCTGTCGCCCTCCACCACCAGCGGTGCGTGGACCGCGAGCTTGGTCTCCGAGACCCGCATGGTCAGGGCCGGGCGCACCTTGACGGTCTTCGCCGCCGACGCCAGGGCCGGGCTGACCGTCTTCCACATGTAGGACGTGCGCGCCTCGGGCCGCTGCGTGCTGCTGGCCGTGCCGTCCGCGCCCGTGGTCACGGTGTCCACCTTGGTCGACACCCCACCGACCGTCTGCCACAGCTCGAGCTCCACACCGGCGACCACGTCACCGGCGGAGTTCTTCGCGGTGCCGGTCACGGTGACCTGCCCGGGCCAGGTCACCAACGTCCGGGAGATGGAGATGCCGAGCTCGGAGACCGCCGGGGGCTCCTCGACGGTGACCGTGACCGTCGCGGTGTCGCTGCCGCCGTGGCCGTCGCCGACCGTGTAGGTGAACGAGTCCGTGCCGGTGAAGCCGGACTCGGCCGTGTAGGTGCAGCTGCTCGCCGTGCACGAGACCGTGCCGTGGGCTGCCGCGGTGTGGTCGGTGACCGTCAGCGCGTGCCCGTCCGGGTCGGAGTCGTTGGCGCGGACGGCGACCGTGACCGGCGTCGTACCGACCGTCTCGGCGGTGTCGTCCACCGCCACCGGGGGCCGGTTCTCCACGGTCACCGTGACCGTGGCGGAGTCGGTGCCCCCGTTGCCGTCACTGATCGCATAGGTGAAGGAGTCCGTGCCGGTGAACTTGCCGGTCGCGGTGTAGGTGCAGGCCGTGGCCGTGCAGGAGACCGTGCCGTGGGCCGCGGTGGGCGTCGCCGAGGTGACCACCAGGTCGTCGCCCTCGGGGTCGGTGTCGTTGGCCAGCACGTTGATCGTCACCGGGTCGGTGGTGTGCGTGGTCGCGGTGTCGGCCACGGCGTCGGGAGGTGCGTTGCCTGAGGCGACGGTGACCGTCACGGTGGCCGTGTCGACGCCGCCGTGGCCGTCGTTGACGGTGTAGGTGAACGTGTCGGTCCCGGTGAAGCCGGCCTCGGCGGTGTAGGTGCAGTCGGTGGCCGTGCAGGTCACCGTGCCGTGCGCCGGGGCGGTGTGGTCGGAGACCGTCAGCGCCTGGCCCTCGCCGTCGGTGTCGTTGGCCAGCACGTTGACCGTCACCGGTGCGGTGCCGACCGTGTTGGCCGTGTCGTCGATCGCGACCGGCGGCTGGTTGCTGCCCGCCTGGCAGTTCAGGTCGGTGGTGCGCAGGTGGTCGACGAACGCCGCGGAGTCGAGGACCCCGTCACCGGCGTCGAAGATCGACAGATAGATCGCGTGCGCGCCCGGCGTGATCGGGGTGGAAGCGGTCAACGGCACGCTCATGCCGTCGTACCCGGTGCCGTTGACCGCCGGCAGGAACACCTTCGCCGGATCGGCGAAGACCGCGCTGTTGACGCTGATGAAGTCACCGTCCGCCATCTTGGCGAAGTTGCCCGTCGCGGAGATCGAGCTGTTCTCGTCGACCACCCACTCGTTCTGGTCCAGCTGGGCCAGGAAGCCGTCGTTGAAGGACTGACCGACGTACTCGGGGTATTCCTCGGACGCGAAGACGTAGTCGAACTGCAGGCAGTTGGCACCGGCCGGCACCTGCAGGTCGATGCGATAGATCGACACGTCGAAGGCACCCCGGGAACCGGTGCCGTTGTCGGGGCCCTCACCGGATCCGTCGTCCGGTGGGGTCGCCACCTCGCGGTCACCGCTGGTCATCAGCGCCTGCGTCGCTCCGGTGCGTGGCAGCACGGTGTCGAGGGAGTTCGCCGGGTCGTGCGCGGTCGGCGAGCTGCAGGCCACCCACTCCTGCCCGGTGATCAGGCCACCGGTCGCGTCGAGCGCCGGGGTCAGGTCAGGACACGCGAAGGGGCTGAGCTCGGTGAAGGCGGGCTCGGACACGCCCTCCCCCAGGGTGGCGAAGACCGAGAAGAAGACGGTCGCGCCGTCGTCGAGCCCGTCGATGGTGACGGTCTCGGGGGTTCCGGTGACCGGCACCCCGGTGCCGTCGGTGGGCGACTGCGGGAAGTCGTCGGTGGACCAGCGCACGACGATCCCGTCGAGCTGGTCCGGGTTCAGCCAGGTCAGCACCACCGAGCCCGCGCCGGCACCGGCCGCCTGCAGGTTCGTCACCGGCTCCACCGCCGCGACCACCTGCTCGACCGTGACCTGCGCGGTGTCGCCGGTCGGGTTGACGAAGAGGTCGGTGGCCGTCGCGGTGGCGTTGTTGAAGTAGTCGCCCTCCGTGTCGGCAGCGGTCGCGCTGAACGTCAGGGAGACGTCGCCACCGGCGGGGACCGTGGTCGGGGTCGACCAGACCAGCTCGTCACCGGTCGTCGTCGGGTCGTCGGTGGTGGCACCGTCCGTGCTGCCGTCGACGTACGCAAAGCCGTCGGGCAGGTCATCACGGATGTCCTCGAGGGTGGCAGCCGCGTCGCCGGGGTTGCGCACGGTGATCGTGTAGGTCACCTCGTCACCGGGGCCGACCTCGGAGTCGTCGACGGTCTTCTCCGTCGTCAGCGGGACCGCGCCGACCGGGGAGAAGGTGATCAGGCTGTTGCGGGTGGCCGAGCCGCCCGCGGTCAGGGAGATGTCCCAGGAGAGGCCGGCGCCGTTGTCGATCTCCTCGTCGCAGCGGCAGGTGTTGGGGAACTGCTCCATGGCGGAGATCGCCGACCACACCTCGCCGTACCCCGCCTCGTAGTAGCGCGAGCCGGGCGAGAGCGGCAGGAACTGCTCGATCCGGTCGGAGGTCGGGCTGGTGCAGGAGACCGCCCCGGTGGTCGTGTCGACGGCACCCAGGCCGTTGTCGGAGTCGGCGAGATAGCAGTCCGCGGCCCGATAGAGGCGTACGTCGCGAGCCGGGCCGTCGTTGTCGACCCGGATGCTGGTGCGGTAGGACTCCTGCCCCACCACGTAGGAGTCGGTCTGGGTGATCGTCACCCCGGTGGTGCCGGCGGCGACCGTGGTGGAGTAGCGGAACGGGTCACCCGCACTGCCGTTGCCGGTCAACGCCGTCTGCTCGACCGGGGTCCACGGCGTGCCGGGTGTCCCGGCCGGGATCACGGCCGGCGAGAACATCTCCCCGTCGACCACCAGGAAGGTGCCGCAGGCGGTGTCGCCGAAGAACTCCCCGGAGGAGTCGGCCACGTGGTTGACCGCGCAGTTGAGGTCCTCGTCGACGCTGACGTTGGTCAACGGCCCGGCACTGACGATCGCCCGCGGCGGCGTGACCGTGATCGTCACGGTCGCCTCGCTGGTCTCGCCGTCGACGTCGGTGGCCTGGTAGGTGTACTGGTCCTCCCCGCCGACGTTGAAGGCCGTGTAGGTGAGCTCCCCCGTGCTCGGATCCAGGGACGGGTCACCGAACTCGTAGCTGCCGTCGATGAGCTGGAAGTCGATCGGCTCGTCGTCGAGGCCCGCGTCGTTCGCGGTCAGGTCGAGAGTGATCGTGTCGCCTGCCGCGACCGTGCCCACGTCATCGACGAGGGCAGGTGTCGCGGCCTGTGCCGGCGACGCCCCGACCGCGAGGCCGGCGACTGCGATCAGGATCCCGAGGAATGGTGAGACGAAGCGCGGTGCCCACATGGCTGCTCCAAGGTCCAGGATGCCGCACCCCACATGCGGCGATGCTCGCCATGCTCCGCCTGTTCGCGGGAGTGCGGCATCACCGAATTTGGTGGCATCCCGCGTGGTACCCCCGGTGGGGTTCGAACCCACACTGGATCGCTTTTAAGGCGACTGCCTCTGCCGATTGGGCTACGGGGGCGAGACCCTGACGACTATAGGTAGGTCTTGCGCGCGTGGATCGCGTGCGCGCCGGCGGCCCGGTCGAGGAACAGCAAGCCGTCGCAGTGGTCGATCTCGTGCTGCAGCGCGCGGGCCTCGAAGGCATTCGCCCGCAGGGTCACGGTCTCGCCGGTCCCCGGCAGCTGACCGCGGACGACGACACGCGTCGCCCGCTTCACGTCACCGGTCAGGTCGGGGACGCTCATGCAGCCCTCGCGGGCCTTCTCGTTGCGCGAGGACTCGACGACCTCGCCGTTGCACAACACGAAGGTGCCGTGGTGGTCACGGGTCTTCGGGTGCTCGGAGACGTCGACGCAGAACACCTTCACCGACTCCCCCACCTGCGGGGCAGCCAGCCCGACACAGCCGGGCGAGACCCGCATCGTGGCCACCAGGTCGGCAGCCAGCTGCACGATCTCGGGGGCGCAGGGGTCGACGGTCGCGCCGACGGTGGACAGCACCGGTGCCGGCGCGGTCACCACCGCGAGCAGGTTGCCCTCGACACCGAGCTCGGCCTCGCTCCAGTCGGCGACCCGTGCGTTGACGCCGTCGGGCACTGCGTCAGGCTGCACGGTCACAGCTCATCTGCCTCGACCTCGTGCAGGCTCACGCCCACGCCGAGCTCGGCGGCCACTCCCCTGAGGTCCTCGCGCAGCACCTCGGCGTCGACATCCACCGGCAGGTCGAGCTCGGCGACCAGCACATAGAGGTCCCCTGCCAGCCGCGTGGTCAGGTCGGTGACGTTGCCACCCACCGCGGCAACGCGACCCACGACCGACGAGACGATGCCGGGACGGTCTCCGCCGTGCACGCTGAGCACCCAGGAGCTGCCCTGGGTGAAGGTGGCCTGCTGCTGGGGCAGCTCGCGCACGGAGACGGTGAGGTCACCGGCTGCGGTCAGCGGCGCCAGGGCGGCCTCCACCGCGTCGGTGTCGGCGTCGCCGTCACTGATCAGGGTCATCGCGAAGTGGCCGCGGAGCAGGGTCATCGAGGAGTCCTCGAGGTTCAGCCCGAGGTCACCGAGGATCCCGGTGGCTTCGGCGATGATGCCGGGGCGGTCGTGGCCGAGGACGGTGATGGCGTGGAGAGTCACGCCGGAGATTGTGCCAGCACCGCCGCAGCGAGGCGGGCCATGGTCGGGGCGCCGTGTGTGGTTCTCCCGGCGTCTGACGCCGGAAGAACCACACACAGGAGCGAGTGGCCGGGTCAGGCGGAACCGGCCAGCACCGCCGCGCGGCCCAGGACCGCGTCGGTCATCTCCTCGGTCAGCTTGCCGGTGAAGGTGTTCTGCTGGCTGGGGTGGAAGCAACCCAGCAGGGTCACCCCGTCGCCGATCACGGCCTCGGCGCCGTGGCCGAACTTCGGCTTGGGCCTGGGGACGGCGAAGCCGGCCGCTCGGAACGAGCGCAGCGCCGCGTCCCAGCCATAGCTGCCCAGGGCGACCACGACGCGGACCGACGGGGCGACCAGCGCGATCTCGCGCTCGATCCACGGCGAGCAGGTGTCGCGCTCCTCGGTGGTCGGCCGGTTCTGCGGTGGCGCGCAACGCACGGTGGCGACCATCCTCGTGTTGATCAGCTGCAGCCCGTCGCCGGCATGCTCGGAGGTCGGCTGGTTGGCGAGGCCGACCCGGTGCAGGGCGGCGAAGAGCCAGTCACCTGACCGGTCGCCGGTGAAGATGCGGCCGGTGCGGTTGCCGCCGTTGGCCGCCGGTGCCAGCCCAACGACCAGGACGCCGGGCTCCGGGTCGCCCCAACCGGCGATCGGCCGGCCCCAGTAGGGCTGGCCGGCGAAGCTGGCCCGCTTGTCGCGAGCCACGTCCTCGCGCCAGGTGACCAGGCGGGGGCAGGCACCGCACACCGAGACCCGGGCATCCAGCTCGGCCAGGTCGACCTCGCCGGCGAGACGTCGTACGTCGTGCGCGTCGAGCGCCACCGGGGTGCCGCCCACTGCCGGGTCGTCCGGCCAGCCGGTGCCCGGAGGCACGGGCGAGGGGAACGGTTGCCCGGTCAGCGGGTGCGGCAGCAGCTCGGCCATGGGTGGCTCAGGAGCCGGTGCCGTTCGAGCCGGCGTCGGTGGCCGCGTGGGCACCGCCCTGGCTGCTGCTCCCGAACGGGGCCTTCTCGGCCACGGTCGCGGCCACGTCGGAGGCCTTGTGTTTCACGGCGTCGGCGACGACGGGGGCCTTCTCCCCGGCCTTGGCCACCCCGGCCTGGACGGGCGGGCTCTGGCGCACCTTGCTGGCGGTGCGGGCGATCTGCTCGTAGCGTTCCCGACCGGCCTTGGCGCCGAGCACGTAGCCGACGCCGATCAGGGCCGCGATCTTCAACAGCTTGAACATTCGTGGTGCCTTTCCTCCGAGTCGGATGTCACCACGAGCGTATCCCGTCAGGCCATCGACCAGGCGATGCCGTCGAGGATGTCCGCCTCGGAGGCGACCAGCTCGTCGACGGCCGTTCGCCGCAGCACCCGGTCGAGGATCAGCGCCCCGGCACCGATGACGTCCGCACGCCCCGGTTCCATGTAGGGCAGCGCCAGCCGCTCCTCGACGGTCATCGCCAGGAGCCGCTCGGTCATCGTGTGCACCGCCTCTCGCGACAGCACGGACTGGTCGATCCGGTCCCGGTCGTAGGCCGGCAGGTCGAGCACCCCGGCCGCGACGGTGAGGATCGTGCCCGCGACCCCGACGACCGTGGCGGCATCGCCTGCAGGCACCGGGCACTCGTCGAGGTGGGCGTCGATGTCGCGGGTGGCCGCAGCGATCTCGTCGGGCGTCGGTGGGTCGGAGTGCAGGTGGCGCTCGTGCATGCGGACGGAGCCGATGTCCATGCTGTGTGCGGCCTCCGGGCTCGTGGAGCCCAGGATCAGCTCGGTCGAGCCGCCGCCGATGTCGACGACCAGGACGGGTTTGTTCGGCTCGTCACGCAGGTTGCGGACCGCGCCGTCGAAGGCCAGCCCCGCCTCCTCGTGCCCGGCGACCACCTCGGGCTCGATGCCCAGTCGCTCGCGGACGCCGGCCACGAAGACCTCGGCGTTCGACGCGTCCCGGCTCGCGGACGTCGCGCAGAAGCGGATCTGCTCCACGTCGTGCTCGCGGATCAGCGCGGCGTACTCGTCGACGGCGGCGAAGGTGCGCGCGAGGGCCTCGTCGGCCAGACGCCCCGTGCGGTCGACGTCCTGGCCGAGCCGCACCATCCGGGTCTCGCGCACCAGCACGTCAGGCAGCCGCGCGATCATCAGCTTGATGGTGTTGGTGCCGCAGTCGATCGCGGCCACCGTCTTCGTGGGCTCCACGCCGGTGTTGGTCACGGCGTCATCGTAGATCGCCGAGTCGGCACGTGTTGACGCCTGCGAGCGCCGAGTCGGCACGTGTTGACGCTCCCGAGCGCCGAGTCGGCACGTGTTGACGCCTGCGAGCGCCGAGTCGGCACGTGTTGACAGGTCAGTCGGGCGCGGGGCCCGACTCGATGACGCACGGACCCAACTTCCACCACTCGCCGAGCAGCTCGAGCACCTCGTCGCCGAAGGGGTTCACCCCCGGCCCCTGGGCCAGCGACTGGCCGGCCATCACGTGCAGGCACTTGACCCGCGTCGGCATGCCGCCGGCCGAGATGCCCTCGATCTCGGGAACGTCGTGCCCGCTGGCCGCGCCGATCTCGGCACGTGCGGCGAGGTAGGCCTCGTGTGCGGCGGCGTACTGCGCAGCGAGCTCGGGGTCCTCGGCGAGGCGGCGCTCCATGTCGCGCATCAGGCCGGAGTTCTCCAGGGTGCCGATCCTCGAGGCCGCCCGGGGACAGGTCAGGTAGTAGGTCGTGGGGAACGGCGTCCCGTTGTCGAGCCGCGGCTCGGTGGTCGCGACGTCGGGGTTCCCGCAGGGGCACCGGTGACCGATCTCGTGGATCGAGCGGGGCTCGCGTCCCAGCTGGGCGGCGATGGCGGCGGTGTCAGAAGGCTCAGTCATCAGATTTCGGAGGGGTGATCTTGTCGACCGGCTGGTCGGGCTTGTCACGGTTGGGGAAGCCGGCGGCCTCCATGGAGTCCCAGGCGGTGCTCCACCAGGCGTCGGGCTTCTCCTCGGGCAGGTCGCTCATGTCGGTCAGCTGGTCGGGTGAGTCGAGGGGGTCGCCGTTCTCGTCGATCACCATGTAGCCGGTCTCCCCCGGCATGATGTAGCCGAAGCGGGCGCGGGCCTGGTCCTTGACGTAGGCCTCGTCGTGCCACCGCCGCTTCTCCCGCTCGAGGTGGTCGATCTGGCGGTCGGTCTCGGAGATCTGCGACTCCAGGTCGGAGATGTGCGCCTGCTGCTGCAGGTAGGCGCGCATCGACGAGGCGAACGAGACCATCAGCACGGCCAGGACCAGGACCAGGATCGCCGCCCGTCCGGTGAGCCGCGGCCGCTCCCGAGGGCGCCGCGGCGCCGGACGGCTCGACGGCCGGGATGCGGCAGCGGAGGCGCCGACCGCCCCGGCACGCGGCCGGGCGCCCCGGGGGCCGCTGGGCCTCCGGGTGCCACGGGGGCCGCTGCCCCGGGTCGGTCGACGATCAGCCATGGCTCGGATCAGCCCCGGGAGTAGCGCGGGAACGCCGCCGCACCGGCGTAGCGGGCGGCGTCGGCGAGCTCGTCCTCGATGCGCAGGAGCTGGTTGTACTTGGCGACGCGGTCGGAGCGGGCCGGGGCACCGGTCTTGATCTGGCCGCAGTTGGTGGCCACGGCGAGGTCGGCGATCGTGGTGTCCTCGGTCTCGCCGGAGCGGTGGCTCATCATGTTGCGGAAGCCGGAGCGGTGGGCGAGCTCGACCGCGTCGAGGGTCTCGGTGAGCGACCCGATCTGGTTGACCTTGACCAGCATCGCGTTGCCCTGGCCGCCGTCGATGCCGCGCTGGAGCCGCTCGACGTTGGTGACGAACAGGTCGTCGCCGACCAGCTGGGTCTTCGCGCCGAGCTGGTCGGTGATGGTCTTCCAGCCGTCCCAGTCCTCCTCGTCGAGCGGGTCCTCGATCGAGACGATGGGGTAGCTCGCGACGAGGTCGGCGTAGTAGGCGGTCATCTCGGCGGCGGACTTGGAGACACCCTCGAAGGTGTAGGCGCCGTCGTTGAAGAACTCGGAGGCGGCCACGTCGAGCGCCAGCGCGATGTCGGTGCCGAGCTTCTGGCCCGAGGCCTCGACCGCCTCGGCGATCAGGTCGAGCGCGGCGCGGTTGGACTCGAGGTTGGGCGCGAAGCCACCCTCGTCACCGAGGCCGGTGGACAGGCCCTTCTTCTTCAGCACGGACTTGAGGGCGTGGTAGACCTCCGCGCCGGAGCGCAGCGCCTCCTTGAAGGTGGGCGCGCCGATCGGGGCGATCATGAACTCCTGGACGTCGACGTTGGAGTCGGCGTGGGCGCCACCGTTGAGGATGTTCATCATCGGCACCGGTAGCAGGTGGGCGTTGGGGCCACCGACGTAGCGGTAGAGCGGCAGGCCGGCGGAGTCGGCGGCGGCGCGGGCCACGGCCAGCGAGACGCCGAGGATCGCGTTGGCGCCGAGGTTCGCCTTGTTGGGGGTGCCGTCGAGGTCGAACATGGTCTGGTCGATCAGGCGCTGGTCGTCGGCCTCGAGACCCTCGATGGCCGGCCCGATCTTGTCGAGCACACCGATGACGGCGTTCTCCACGCCCTTGCCGAGGTAGCGGTCGCCGCCGTCGCGCAGCTCCACGGCCTCGAAGGCCCCTGTGGAGGCACCGCTGGGCACCGCGGCGCGGGCGAAGGTGCCGTCGTCGAGTTGGACCTCGACCTCAACCGTGGGGTTGCCGCGCGAGTCAAGGATCTCGCGCGCGCCGACTGCAGCAATGGAAGCCACTGGGGATGCTCCTGGGGGTCGATGGATCGAGCGGGGCCAGCCTAACCGGGCAGCGGCCGGAGATCCGGCAGCACCCGCGCGTGTGGGACGAGCCGCCACCCCCCGATACTCCCTAACGTCACGCACCCGCACCGGCTGCTTTCGCATGCCGCACGTTAGGGACTACCGCCCGAATCCGGACTACTGTCCATGGCCCGATCGAGTCATCCTGGCGCGAAACCGAGACGGTGTGACCGGCGCAAGCCTAGATTGCTGCGGTCAGGCATGCTGCGCCGTTCCGTGCGCACGCCATCACGTCTCTCCAGCACAGGAACTTCACCATGCGTCTCTTCTCGGGCACCGTCGTCACGGCAGTCCTGTCCCTCTCGGTGGCCCTCATGGGCCTCACACCCGCCTCCGCCAATGACGGCGTACCGAGCGACTCGGCCACCCAGGTCCAGGCGGACGCCACTCCCCAGCCCGAGGGGAGTGACGAGCCGGCACCGACCCCTGAGCCAGCGCCAACGTCCACGGACGCGCCGACGCCCGCGCCAGCAGAGTCCGAGCAGTCCGCAGAGTCCGAGCCGCCTGGGGAGTCCGAGCAGCCCGCGACCAAGAGCAGTCCCGGGGTGGCAGCGTCTGCTTCGACGGTCGACGAGATCGTGAAGCCGACCAACGGGAGCACGGTGCCTGCCGGTCCCTTGTCCTACTCCTTCGTGGCGGGTGGCTCGGGTGACTACTGGCTCTCGCTGGAGTGCGACTACACCTGGGACAGCACGTGGGTGACCGCTTCCTACGCAGGGCAGACGCTCACCGGCACCCTCGACTCCGTCGACGCGGGCGAGGAGTGCACCCTCATGCTCGAGAACGAGCAGACCTACGACACGGAGTCGGTCTCCTTCACGGTTGCTCGCACCTACCCGGCGCCCCAGATCCGCAACCTGCGCGCGGCGCCGAGCACGTTCTACCCCCGTGTCCGTGACGGCTACAAGGACCGCACGCGCATCAAGTTCAGCAGCCGTCTCGACTCGGCCGTCAAGATCAGGATCGTCCGCAAGTCCACCGGCCGCACGGTGCGCACCATCTCGAAGCGCGCCCGCCGCTCGTACGACTGGTACCAGGGCCGCTCCGTTGCCTGGGACGGTCGCAGCAACGCCGGACGCACCGTGAAGACCGGGCGCTACACCGCCGTCGTGACGTCGACCCTGGGTGGTCGATCGGTCACCGACCGCGTCGCGCTGTGGGTGGACACCGGGTTCCGAACCCTTCACGTCACCAAGACCAAGGACGGTTGGTATGACTCACGCGACCGGACGTCCGGCAACTGCCACACCTCGGAGTACTACCCCCGCGGCAACCACCTCGACTGCTGGGGCGGTGCGTTCGCGGAGGCCGCTTACACCTTCCACGTGCCCGACGGTGCCAAGCACGTCCGCTTCGAGGTCCGTGGC
Coding sequences within:
- a CDS encoding TadE/TadG family type IV pilus assembly protein, coding for MSGWIKRARSRDERGAAAVEFALISIILLTLLIGIIQASIFFWSYQTGANAAREGARQYAVDPCDKTGLANDQKVKDFVGGAASGTVTVGHTFSGSNPPVTGDEVTVTVSYDAPSIGGLLPDFPAVVKTASARVEDVQDCTP
- a CDS encoding Ig-like domain-containing protein, whose amino-acid sequence is MWAPRFVSPFLGILIAVAGLAVGASPAQAATPALVDDVGTVAAGDTITLDLTANDAGLDDEPIDFQLIDGSYEFGDPSLDPSTGELTYTAFNVGGEDQYTYQATDVDGETSEATVTITVTPPRAIVSAGPLTNVSVDEDLNCAVNHVADSSGEFFGDTACGTFLVVDGEMFSPAVIPAGTPGTPWTPVEQTALTGNGSAGDPFRYSTTVAAGTTGVTITQTDSYVVGQESYRTSIRVDNDGPARDVRLYRAADCYLADSDNGLGAVDTTTGAVSCTSPTSDRIEQFLPLSPGSRYYEAGYGEVWSAISAMEQFPNTCRCDEEIDNGAGLSWDISLTAGGSATRNSLITFSPVGAVPLTTEKTVDDSEVGPGDEVTYTITVRNPGDAAATLEDIRDDLPDGFAYVDGSTDGATTDDPTTTGDELVWSTPTTVPAGGDVSLTFSATAADTEGDYFNNATATATDLFVNPTGDTAQVTVEQVVAAVEPVTNLQAAGAGAGSVVLTWLNPDQLDGIVVRWSTDDFPQSPTDGTGVPVTGTPETVTIDGLDDGATVFFSVFATLGEGVSEPAFTELSPFACPDLTPALDATGGLITGQEWVACSSPTAHDPANSLDTVLPRTGATQALMTSGDREVATPPDDGSGEGPDNGTGSRGAFDVSIYRIDLQVPAGANCLQFDYVFASEEYPEYVGQSFNDGFLAQLDQNEWVVDENSSISATGNFAKMADGDFISVNSAVFADPAKVFLPAVNGTGYDGMSVPLTASTPITPGAHAIYLSIFDAGDGVLDSAAFVDHLRTTDLNCQAGSNQPPVAIDDTANTVGTAPVTVNVLANDTDGEGQALTVSDHTAPAHGTVTCTATDCTYTAEAGFTGTDTFTYTVNDGHGGVDTATVTVTVASGNAPPDAVADTATTHTTDPVTINVLANDTDPEGDDLVVTSATPTAAHGTVSCTATACTYTATGKFTGTDSFTYAISDGNGGTDSATVTVTVENRPPVAVDDTAETVGTTPVTVAVRANDSDPDGHALTVTDHTAAAHGTVSCTASSCTYTAESGFTGTDSFTYTVGDGHGGSDTATVTVTVEEPPAVSELGISISRTLVTWPGQVTVTGTAKNSAGDVVAGVELELWQTVGGVSTKVDTVTTGADGTASSTQRPEARTSYMWKTVSPALASAAKTVKVRPALTMRVSETKLAVHAPLVVEGDSSPSRVGTPVRLQRLKGHRWITVKSTTIDEATNTLEPTGHYRFRLSSTKSGAFKFRVMIPADAGREASTSVVRKVKFHKAKVTSVSRGRNQVVKIKNTGEVAINLRGWELVNKHGTTIELSSKKVTPGHTAKIKTHRSIFSRNDKVKLVDPNGFVVHTFRM
- a CDS encoding Bax inhibitor-1/YccA family protein, with protein sequence MKSNNPVFNRSPEFNGQANAYGNQTYAGNGQAHSGYGQQPTMTDPSQWSVAQGGQPGYAQPGQVDQGRMTIDSVVQKTGISLGVVIITALATWILTPDITTGADLGPLMAAMTIGSLGAFALSMVNSFKRVISPALVLAFCALEGVALGAISKFFDAQFGDGVVSGAVIGTFGAFAGTLAAYKFFNIQVGAKFKMFVMAAVFGMIGLSLMELVLGMFGAQIGLFGVSGLGMVTAFAGLILGVFMLVMDFDFVENGVRAGIPERESWRAAFAMTVSLVWIYTNLLRILAFFSQD
- a CDS encoding ACT domain-containing protein, with translation MTLHAITVLGHDRPGIIAEATGILGDLGLNLEDSSMTLLRGHFAMTLISDGDADTDAVEAALAPLTAAGDLTVSVRELPQQQATFTQGSSWVLSVHGGDRPGIVSSVVGRVAAVGGNVTDLTTRLAGDLYVLVAELDLPVDVDAEVLREDLRGVAAELGVGVSLHEVEADEL
- the def gene encoding peptide deformylase; protein product: MQPDAVPDGVNARVADWSEAELGVEGNLLAVVTAPAPVLSTVGATVDPCAPEIVQLAADLVATMRVSPGCVGLAAPQVGESVKVFCVDVSEHPKTRDHHGTFVLCNGEVVESSRNEKAREGCMSVPDLTGDVKRATRVVVRGQLPGTGETVTLRANAFEARALQHEIDHCDGLLFLDRAAGAHAIHARKTYL